In Thermococcus sp. M39, the genomic stretch GCATACTAGCATTGTGTACTTGTATGGAGAGCTTTTCTTTAGTTCAAGCTGATATTCAACAAACAGCTCAGCTGGTACAAAAATTGCCGCAAAATTATCTCCGATTTCAAGCTTTGCGATCCTTAACGTTATTTTATTAAGATTTTTCAACAGTTCTGCTCTCCTTTTCAAAATTTTTACTCCTAAATAATTGCTCTCTAAAATTCTCAGTTCTGCTGGGGAGACATTCTTAATTTTGCCCTCCACAAGCTTTTTGTATAATTCTTTCTCCAACTTTTCGAGTTCTTCTATAGGTGGAAGCTCCTTGACTTTAAGGTCTATATTTTTCCATTTGAGTTTTATCTGACCTTCAATTTTTTCAATTTCAGAATAATTATCTTTAACATGGGAATAAAACAGCTTAGCAAGTCTTTTAACTTCTTCATATGTCTGAGCTCTTCTTGTAAATCTTGTGCTGACGTTTCCTGCAGCACCATTGAGGAATAATGCTACATTAAACGACCTCTCGAAGAGTCTGCAAATTGCACCTGCTAAGTCTCCAGAAAACTTTCTATTTGAAGCTGGCAAAACAGTGGGATGACAAGGAAAATTTAAAGCTATAAACTCCTTTTCAGAGAACAAAAACACACACTCATTATCCATCGGCCCATCACGACTTAATCTGTTAGATGCTACTCCATTCACCTCTGCTTTTCCTCCGAACAGTGGAGTTTCCTCTATTTTAAGCTTGTTTACAGCACTGAGAATTAAGTCAATTAGATGCTGTTTGTATTCTTCAACTAATTTAACATCCCCCTCACTTAACTCTATACTGCTCCAAAAACCAGTAGAGATTTCTGGGCCGGAATGAGTATGTGTAGCTGCAATCAATACGTTTTTCTCGGAAATTCCGATTTCATTGCTTATTTCTCTTGAAATCCCCTCATAAAGTTCATCATCAACTCGGATGAGGTCTAAGGAAACTATCATTACGGGATTTTCTTCTTCCATATAGAGCATTCTCGCATATAGAGGGTCAAGAACACCCTCGCTCTTTCCCTTTCTTAAAGCATATCCAGCCATTGGCATTGAGTTTTTTGGCGTAATATCAACTTTAACGGAAGCTGTTTTCATGCTCTTTCACCTGTTTTCATGTTATATTTAAAATTTGGCAGCATAACAAATATAAACTTTAAATTTTTAAAGATTGGCGCAAAAAACATTTTGGTGAAGCTTATGAAAGAGGCACTGTTTCATTTAATTACTTATGAAAAAGTGAAAGTTGCTGTTGAATCCTCTGGATGGGAATACGAAATTGTTGGAAAGAGTGTTTTAGATAAGAACATCTACCATGTCAAAATTGGAAATGGAAAAGTAAAGATACTCATTGTGGCAGGCATTCATGGAACTGAACCAGCTCCAGTAAATGCATGCGTTGTTCTAATGGAGGCCTTGAAAGAGAGATATCCAATGAACTATAACTTTGAGAAACTAGAAAACGTGGAGCTTCACATAATTCCCCTAGCAAATCCTGATGGATTTCAGAGAAACTATGAGCTATTTAAAGCAAAAAATTTTGAGCCTCACTGGAGCCATGTATGGGAGGAGGCAAGAAGAAATGCTAATGGGGAGGATTTGAACAGGGACTTCATGTATTTAAGCCAGCCAGAGACGAGAGCAATTCACGAAGTCTTCAACAAAGTTAAACCCCATTTGGTTCTTGATTTACATGAGTTCTACGCTAAAGGTGGCTGTCCGCCCAAGTGGGCAGATGAAACTGAAGGATTCCTCTCAACGATAACAGATACCCCATACAACTGGGTTAATGAGGGCATTAGATTGATTTCAGAAAAAGTTGCCAATGAAATAGCAAAGGCACTTCCATGGAGACCAAAAATGAGGCACTTTATGGCTGAAGCTCAAGAATTCCCAATAGTTCCCAACAATGTCTTAGGATCGCATGTTCCATTTGAGGGATCTGCAAAAGTGCTCGTTGAGAGCTGGGGTGTTGGACTAGCTGGCTACCTTATGAGTGACAGGGTTAGTGTTCACTTAAACGCTATTCTTACAGCAATAGAGTACGCAGAAGAAAATCCAGAAAAGTTTCTGAAAGTTAGGGAAGAGTGGGAAAAGGAGGAAATGAAAGTTGGAAGGGAATATAAGGGGTTTAGGATAACAGGAAGAGAAGTTGAAAAAGCAGCGCAGCTCTTAAGGTGTCATGGCATTGAGTTCGAAAGAGATAAAGATGCATTAGTTGTGAAGATGCCTCAGAAGATGGGAAGAATGGCAATTCTGCTTCTGGACAGAGAGCACTGGTACAATCAGGAGCTCAAGAAGAGAAAGAAGGGTCCGTTTACAGTTGACAAATTCTTTGATGTGAAAGTTGAAACAATAAGGTGAGCCTATGATAAGGAGAGCAGAAACAGAAGACATAGAGGACATAGTGAATTTCATGATAAAATGCTTTAGAACGTATAGAGAGTGGGGTCTAAACAGGGAGAAATTTTTGACATGGCTGAAGTGTGACGATGGCGTTAAGCTTGAGAACATTTTCCTCTATGAAGAAAATGGCAAAATTGCTTCAATGATTCAAATAGTGGAGAGAGAAGTCAAAATTGGTGAGGATTTCTTAAAGTGTGCTGGAATAGCAAATGTATGTACTGCTCCAGAATTCCGAGGTAGAGGGATAGCGAAGAATTTGATGAGTGCGGTTATACAAGAAATAGACAAAAATTATGAAATTTCAGCACTCTTTGCAGGTTATGGAGAAATAGCTCATTCGATATATCAGAAATACGGCTTTAAAGACTCTTATTTCACGGAATACGGGATTGCTGTAGAACAGCAACTTAAGGAAATTGAGAAAAGCTCCTATGTTAGGGAGGCAGCTATAGGGGATGCAAAGGATATCCTTAGGCTTTATGAAAGCAGAATATCGAATCTGGGAGGAGTAATCAAAAGGGATGCAGAGTATATAGCGGAGAAATTCATAAAGAGGACTTTTTGGCACACATTTTTTTATTCCAAGGAAAAGGGGAATGCACTTGTCTTTGATGATGGAAAAATTAGAGGTTACACCTTTATTATGAAAGGCACTTTGCCAGGGTTTTGCATTGTAAGGGAAGTTGTAGGAGAAGATTTAGAAATAACATGGGCACTTCTTAAAGCTGCCACTGAAAAAATGAAGGCTAAAAGTTTGGTGATTTATGCCCCGAGGGAGGAGTTAGAGTCTCTAAATGTGGAGATTTTTAGAAAGCCTGAAAGCTACATGTTCAGGAATTTTGAAGTCGAAAACGCTTACATCTTCTATTCGGACAGGTGGTAGCTATGATTGAGGAATATTATAACATAATTAATGAACTACTTAAAAGAATCATGGAGGAGGAAAAAGAGAACATTGAAAAAGCTGCAGAAATCCTCGCAGAGAGCATTAAAGAAGGTGGAATACTGCATGTAATTGGAGCTGGACACTCAGCAATGCTAGGGGAGGAGCTTTTTTACAGGGCTGGTGGGTTAGCGCTGGTTAATCCAATCCTTGATACTGATATAAACATCTCTCACGGTGCTGAAAAGTCAACAGCAATGGAGAAAATAGAGGGATATGCAAGAATTTTGCTCAAAACAGCGAAAGTCCAAAAATGCGATGTAGTGATGGTAGTCTCAACTTCAGGTGTCAATCAGTTTCCCGTAGAGGCAGCTTTAACTGCAAAAGAGCTGGGGGCCAAGACAATAGGAATAACCGCTGTGGAATACTCGAAGAGCTTAACTCCAAAGAACAAGTTTGGAAAGAGGCTTTTTGAAGTTGTAGACTTAGTAATTGATAACAAAGTTCCTCCCGGAGATGCAGTGCTGAGCATAGAGGGCTTTGAGATGAAGGTTGCCCCAGTTTCAACGATAACTAACTGCTTCATAGCCAACACGATAGTAGCTTTAACGGTTAAAAAGCTCGTTAAGGAAGGCATTAGACCGCCAGTATGGATAAGCGCTCATTTGCCTAGAGCTGAGGAACACAACTCAAAGCTCTTCGAGAGATATGGGAACAGAATAAAGCTGTTCTGAGGTGGTTGTATGATTTTAACGAATGCAAAGCTCTACACTCCTCTTGAAGTCATTGAGCCTGCAACCGTTGTAATTGAAAATGGCATAATTAAGAAAGTCTTTAAAGGCCTTGTCAAGGACGGAATTGATTTAGAGGGCAAAATTCTAGCTCCGGGATTCATAGATACCCACATTCACGGCTGCTATGGATTTGACACCAATGATGCAAAAGTTGACAGCTTTTTAGGAATGAGCAAAGCCCTAGTTAAGCACGGTGTCACGGCTTTCATACCCACAACTGTCACTGCTTCCCATGAAGTTCTTTTGAAAGCCTCAAA encodes the following:
- a CDS encoding neutral/alkaline non-lysosomal ceramidase N-terminal domain-containing protein, yielding MKTASVKVDITPKNSMPMAGYALRKGKSEGVLDPLYARMLYMEEENPVMIVSLDLIRVDDELYEGISREISNEIGISEKNVLIAATHTHSGPEISTGFWSSIELSEGDVKLVEEYKQHLIDLILSAVNKLKIEETPLFGGKAEVNGVASNRLSRDGPMDNECVFLFSEKEFIALNFPCHPTVLPASNRKFSGDLAGAICRLFERSFNVALFLNGAAGNVSTRFTRRAQTYEEVKRLAKLFYSHVKDNYSEIEKIEGQIKLKWKNIDLKVKELPPIEELEKLEKELYKKLVEGKIKNVSPAELRILESNYLGVKILKRRAELLKNLNKITLRIAKLEIGDNFAAIFVPAELFVEYQLELKKSSPYKYTMLVCYANGYAGYIPFSPMKESMYESYASIIASSEYERLRKEFLKLLTG
- a CDS encoding M14 family zinc carboxypeptidase — encoded protein: MKEALFHLITYEKVKVAVESSGWEYEIVGKSVLDKNIYHVKIGNGKVKILIVAGIHGTEPAPVNACVVLMEALKERYPMNYNFEKLENVELHIIPLANPDGFQRNYELFKAKNFEPHWSHVWEEARRNANGEDLNRDFMYLSQPETRAIHEVFNKVKPHLVLDLHEFYAKGGCPPKWADETEGFLSTITDTPYNWVNEGIRLISEKVANEIAKALPWRPKMRHFMAEAQEFPIVPNNVLGSHVPFEGSAKVLVESWGVGLAGYLMSDRVSVHLNAILTAIEYAEENPEKFLKVREEWEKEEMKVGREYKGFRITGREVEKAAQLLRCHGIEFERDKDALVVKMPQKMGRMAILLLDREHWYNQELKKRKKGPFTVDKFFDVKVETIR
- a CDS encoding GNAT family N-acetyltransferase encodes the protein MIRRAETEDIEDIVNFMIKCFRTYREWGLNREKFLTWLKCDDGVKLENIFLYEENGKIASMIQIVEREVKIGEDFLKCAGIANVCTAPEFRGRGIAKNLMSAVIQEIDKNYEISALFAGYGEIAHSIYQKYGFKDSYFTEYGIAVEQQLKEIEKSSYVREAAIGDAKDILRLYESRISNLGGVIKRDAEYIAEKFIKRTFWHTFFYSKEKGNALVFDDGKIRGYTFIMKGTLPGFCIVREVVGEDLEITWALLKAATEKMKAKSLVIYAPREELESLNVEIFRKPESYMFRNFEVENAYIFYSDRW
- a CDS encoding SIS domain-containing protein — protein: MIEEYYNIINELLKRIMEEEKENIEKAAEILAESIKEGGILHVIGAGHSAMLGEELFYRAGGLALVNPILDTDINISHGAEKSTAMEKIEGYARILLKTAKVQKCDVVMVVSTSGVNQFPVEAALTAKELGAKTIGITAVEYSKSLTPKNKFGKRLFEVVDLVIDNKVPPGDAVLSIEGFEMKVAPVSTITNCFIANTIVALTVKKLVKEGIRPPVWISAHLPRAEEHNSKLFERYGNRIKLF